The genomic interval AAAAggttttttaaaaagtttaaatTTACCTTCTTTTATACTTAGGAAATTGAGTTGCTTGACAATAAGAGCAGTGCTCTTGAAGAAGAGTCCAAGTCATTGCAGGAACAGTTGGAATTCCAGGAAATGAAGTATTCTCAGATGCAGGTGGGTGGATGTCTAATTATTTACTGTTATTTTGAGTATTCTGAGACCTTTGTAACAGAACACGTTTTGTaccctctgattggtcaacgCATTTCAGTAAGATTGCTTGGTTGGAAACCATTAAGGTGTGCAAAAAAGTAAACAAGAGATTTTTCAAGAAATGGAGATTCTGTAAAGTCAAGTAATGGAAGTGCTCCTCTTAGTTACTTACCTAAAAGAAACCTTGAAAATTAATGGTCTTTATTCctatttgtttgaaaatattgatgTCTGCTATTCTTTAGTAAAGGAATAAAGACAAGCTATGCCTGTATGGAAATCAAAATAAGCAGAAAAGAAAATGGTCATTgccttctttttttatttattttttatgttagGATGAGCATGCCAAGCAATTGCAGGACTTAAGGCAAGCGGGTCATGATGCATTGGCAATCATTGTTGAAGAATACAAGGTTGgctttcaaattttttttatagtttttaaaCACACCTGACAGAATGTAAAACCCAGTACAAAAAATAAGCGTTATACCaactaacaaaaaaataaaaatgttttttaatggAAACACTTGGTCATTTGCTACCTATTTCTCAGGAGTTATCAAGGCAGGCTGTTCTACAGCAGCAGAAAGAGTGTCAGTTGGAGATAAAAGATTTGCTGGAGAGTGAGAGGGAAAAACTGAGGGATACACTCAAGAATCAGGTGCTTACCCTAATATGTTGATATAATTAGGTACAAATAACAGTGTCATCATTAGGAGAGGTCATTTATTCAACAATAGTGTAGAGTCTTGTAATATGGTTGACCCATCCCAGGTTCCACCCAGCCTCTCTGAAGGTTGTTTTCTaacctttttgttatttctccaTTCAGGAAGAAAATACAGTCAAGGTGGTCGAAGAGGAAAGAGTGAAGAGTGCCGAGTCCATGAGAATGACTTTGGAAGCTGAGGCTGCAAAGCATGAGGTCctaatattttattctttcttCCCATAGAAAGGATTGTTTCTGCTTATGTATCCAGTATCTAAAATTGATATTGATTTTCCCTTTTGTAGAACAATTTAAAAGACGCTTTAGCAGGGGAGAAAGAGAGAAGCAAACAGGCCATTGAAAAAGCTGTACAGGTaagctttcaatatttttttagaactaCAGTAATCTAGAAATAATAGAAATTATCATCTAGGAATTAAAATCTAGAATAATAGAATATAGTTTTATATGGCACATATAACCTAGCCTGGGTAGTGGCTCAAGGGAGAGGGACGGGGGGAGAGCGGGTGAGAGATGAAAAAGCAAGTGGCTGAGGGGGACTGGGGGTCCCCCATCCCTTCTCttgagccgctacgcaggctacatATAACCCAAAATCCTAGATTAAAGAACAGTACATTTCTTTTGCTTTTGTTCAGGGTACAGAAACTCAAAATGTTAAAAAGGCATCATGAAAACCATTTGTCTGTGTTTGCAGGAAAGTCTAGCAGATGGTAAAAGAAACTTAGAGAAGACGTTAGTGGAAGAAAGAGCAAAACATGCTGAAGCCATGAAAGACTTGATGGTTTGTATTGTTCAAACAGGCAattctttgcataatattttttcaatagggGGAATACAATACAGGGAAAGGGGGGGTTGTGGTACCCATTTTTTAACTACTGCAATTGCTTGAACAAGCACTTCCCTCAAAGAAGTACCTCTTCCTAATAAGTGCCTTGCCTAAGAGGAAGATGTGCCTCCCCTAAACATGTTACAGATTATATATTGTTACCGAATGCAGGAATCGACAGAAAGAATGTTACAAGAAAGGATTCAGAATGCATTGCAGGAAGAGCgggaaaaaaataaggtgAGTAAGTATCAGTGGCCAAGCAGGCCCCTCCCACCCCCCTATTTTAACAGGGGTAGAACTATGGGTGGACCAAGCAgtccccacccacccccctatTTTATCAGGGGTAGAACTATGGGTGCACCAAGCAGGCCCCAACTATCCCCCTATTTTATCAGGAGTAGAACTATGGGTGCACCAAGCAGACCCCACCCGCCCCCTATTTTATCAGGGGTAGAACTATGGGTGGACCAAGCagcccccacccacccccctatTTTATCAGGGGTAAAACTATGGGTGGACCAAGCAggccccacccaccccctattTTATCAGGGAGAGAATTATGGGTGGACCAAGCAggccccacccacccctctaTTTTATCAGGGGTAGAACTATGGGTGGACCAAGCagcccccacccacccccctatTTTATCAGGGGTAGAACTATGGGTGGACCAAGCAggccccacccaccccctattTTATCAGGGGTAAAACTATGGGTGGACCAAGCagcccccacccacccccctatTTTATCAGGGGTAGAACTATGGGTGGACCAAGCAggccccacccaccccctattTTATCAGGGAGAGAATTATGGGTGGACCAAGCAggccccacccacccctctaTTTTATCAGGGGTAGAACTATGGGTGGACCAAGCagcccccacccacccccctatTTTATCAGGGGTAGAACTATGGGTGGACCAAGCAggccccacccaccccctattTTATCAGGGGTAGAACTATGGGTGGACCAAGCagcccccacccacccccctatTTTATCAGGGGTAGAACTATGGGTGGACCAAGCAggccccacccaccccctattTTATCAGGGGTAAAACTATGGGTGGACCAAGCAggccccacccaccccctattTTATCAGGGGTAAAACTATGGGTGGACTAAGCagcccccacccaccccctattTTATCAGGGGTAGAACTATGGGTGGACCAAGCAgtccccacccaccccctattTTATCAGGGGTAAAACTATGGGTGGACTAAGCagcccccacccaccccctattTTATCAGGGGTAGAACTATGGGTGGACCAAGCAgtccccacccaccccctattTTATCTGGGGTAAAACTATGGGTGGACTAAGCAGCCCCCACTCACCCCCTATTTTATTAGGGGTAAAACTATGGGTGGACCAAGCAggccccacccaccccctattTTATCAGGGGTAAAACTATGGGTGGACCAAGCAggccccacccacccccctatTTTATCAGGGGTAGAACTATGGGTGGACCAAGCAgtccccacccaccccctattTTATCAGGGGTAAAACTATGGGTGGACTAAGCagcccccacccaccccctattTTATCAGGGGTAGAACTATGGGTGGACCAAGCAgtccccacccaccccctattTTATCTGGGGTAAAACTATGGGTGGACTAAGCagcccccacccaccccctattTTATTAGGGGTAAAACTATGGGTGGACCAAGCAggccccacccacccccctatTTTATCAGGGGTAAAACTATGGGTGGACCAAGCagcccccacccaccccccatTTTATCAGGGGTAAAACTATGGGTGGACCAAGCAggccccacccacccccctatTTTATCAGGGGTAGAATTATGGGTGGACCAAGCAGGCCCAACCcacccccctattttcagatatttggcttaaaattaataaaaaatataagaaaatccgtaaaaaacaatgcatccgacccccccccccctccttgaAACCCAGTGGACAGCTGTAtgaaataattgttttgaccAAGCACTAGGGAGTTTTTCAAATAGATAACAAGGAACTCGCCAGTCTTATCTCTTTAACTCTCACTTTTTTTCATATCTCACTTATTATTTTTGATGTTCTCTGTTTAACAGGTCGCACTGTATTTTTATCTGCGAAAATATGATTTCAGGCCCTATTGtaatttgttatatttatttttgtgattCCGTTTTTCTTAAAGAAATCCATCCAGACTGTTGTTGACAGTGAGCGGGCTCAAGGAAGAGAGGCTGTAGAGGAGGCGATCAACACCACGAGAAACAAGATGACTGAGTACTTACATCATAAACAAGAGGTAAGACTCACCGACCAACACGGCGATTGTGTCAGGATCATACCTCTACCATTTTGTCTTTATAACGACCATACTGCTGTCAATTCGCGACCATACTACAGCATACCGCGAACATGCCGCGATTATATTGCGAGTATACCGCGACCATATCGCGAGTATATTACGGCATATCGCAAACATACTGCGACCATACCACTCCCACCTCagggtatttaatgaacactcccctATATAATGTTTTCTCTGTCTTGCGCAGATGGATGCACAAGTTAGACTACGTCAGTTTGCCGCCATGGATTTGTTTCTTGAAGGTACTCGAGCTCAGCTTAAGAACCTGATGGAGTCTACACAGACCAACGATCACAAGAATGATACAGCTCAGGAAGCTGATGGAACCGAGACAAACCAAAAAAACTTGAGAGCGATGTAAAagtcataaaagaaaattttaaTTAACATAAGAAGCCACAACTTTCGGAACCAACAAGAGACGACAGATAAATCAACTTTGACAGGAGTACTTTGatgtatttttgtgttttttattgattgTTTTGCAAGAGGTAATATAAACAATGTCCTCAAGTATTAACAAGAACCTtatcaaatagcttttttaacttttataAGAGACCAGTTCATTAGGCAATTTTAGTTAAACAGTTATATTAGAAAAAGTTACAAGATCCATCCACATTCCACCCATAGTCTCAACATCCcgggggtggagggggggcgGACTCCAATAAATAAATGCAGACAGGAGTGATCGTCGGTAAAATCAATTtaaaccctaagggatagcacttcgGGTGTGGTCAACATAAATTATTACCCCTAAGAGTCCCCCCACCCCGTCTCCTCCCCGGCCTCGTAGTACACACTAAAAAATGTAGTGCGCAATCCACGCGGATCATATTGAGACATGAGCAAATTTACTGCGGTTTTCAATATACGATTTGCAACAGTTAATCATTTTCTGGATTCCGTCAATCAAAATCCTTGGagcgttttcattggccagcactgaaCAAATCCCAATTCCTTCCCTTATGGGCTAGGTCCGAAACCACAATGAAAATTCTATTACCCTGCGTGTCGTCCAAAAGCCGTAGATTTCGCTGATGTTATAGCAGCTTACGGGAACTCTAACCATTAGTCAGAACGGGAAAGAGCTCTCTACTCGGTTGAAATTATTTGGTTTCGGCGTCTTGTATGGCAGTAAAGTAAGGTTGTgttaattttcaaaattacaGTGTTTTGTACATGTGTTGTTTGCCGTAGCAGTTTTCATTGCTTGTTTGGTGATGACTTGGACCTCACAAAATTTGTCAATGCAATTCTCACGTTGGGCGACTGGTTTGGGACTTCGCCAcacattttcttttaattttattgCATGCATGGCGTGGTTTGGGACCTCGCAAAATATTCATTTAATTTTATGTTACGTGACTGGTTTGGAACCTCGACATTAAttttgaatgaatgaatgaataaaataaagttaATGTGAGGTGAGGCGTGGCCAAGATGAGGTTAAGTTGTTACGAGGCGTGGTTATATAAGGTTGAAGTGAGGTGAGGTCAGGTCAAGAAGAGGTTAAGTTGTTACGAGGCGTGGTGAAATAAGGTTAAAGTGAGGTGAGGCGTGGTCCAGGTGAGGTTAAGGTGAATACAGTCCAAGGTGAGGTTTAGTTAAGACGAGGCGTGTTGAGGTCACATCAGTGTTACATCAGTGAGGTGGGGCGTGGTGAGGTAAGCTGAACCGAGGAGCAGTTGACCAACTTATCCATCTTTTTTCTATTAGATAGCATCTCaaccaaggcaaatacatCTAGTCAAAGTAGGAATACGTGCTTATTCAACACaaacaagacattagacttcaTATCCTAAAGCCCATGATactacccaggattggctggagggagggggggggggggggggggcgaagtcATAGCTATCATATGGATAACACGGAGTATTtgaggatttttttataagaaatgacccacctTTTGGCggccaggggggaggggtgcgcacACCATGCCCACCCCCCTGTAcaccccctgggtacgcgcctgactACAGACTTTTCGAGGCTCCTGCCTCTTCCTAGGTGTCTAGTGGATGATAAAGAGACAGGAGCCACGAAAAGTCTGCAATTTCTATCCATTTAGCACTCTTTACAGATCATAATCATACCAGGCGCTACCAGCCACCAACAGCACCTCTTTGCACGTGGTACACATGAAGCCAGGCGCAGTAGCTACTCAGTGTACatattaaagaaggccaatcaccgCAATTTTATGCTCTCGCTCTTAATGCCGAgtgactcaaagaatccaatttccatcggctaattcaagccaATTCAAGCGAgaaaccaagatattttcaattaaatatcgtcaataacatatcagacttcattcttagactgttattttgaagatttctcgcaaataaaaatgtgtattttcaatgataaacaataacaaacgcGTAGGTAAGcgacattctttaagattATTGTTGTcgtaatgatggtgatgactcATCAGCGGGTTCTTTCACGTTTCTGTCCGCCGAGTTCAAGTTGTATGCGCCTGCTGCCACCAGCGGGGCGCTGAGCTGCCTCGCCTTCTGGATCGCAGCGGCGAGAGTCGCCCTTGAAGTTATTACAGGTGAGTCgtgacagacggacggacagacagaccaataacagacagacagaccaATAACGGACAGACAGATCAATAACGGACTGACAGACCAATAACGGACACACTGACCAATAACGGACAGACAGACCAATAACAGACAGACGGACCAATAATGGACAGACAGACCaataacagacagacagaccaATAACAGACGGACGGACCAATAATGGACAGACAGACCAATAACGGACAGACAGACCAACATACAATAACGGACGGACGAACCAATAACGAATAGACAGACCAATAACGGACGGACGGGCGGGCAGTCAGACCAAtaacggacggacagacagacgtcCGTCAGACGGATGGAAAGACAGACAAACGGAGAGACGGACCAACGGGAGGTCAGACGGACAAACAGAGCAGTCAGATGGTTATATAAACAGAAGAACAGAGAGACGTCCATGCAAACTGAAGGGCGGACAGTCGAAAACAGAGACAGATGGACGAACAGACAAACAGATCTTGTATCAGCATTTATGATTACTTTATTTGTTCGGTTTCAGTATTAGCCATGAGTAACTTCATCTCTGGTGGTATGGGTCCCAAAGCCTCATACGCTACCGCTATGGATGTCTACATGTTCACGTGTTTGTGTTTGTAGCCTTCTTAGAATACGCCCTCA from Nematostella vectensis chromosome 14, jaNemVect1.1, whole genome shotgun sequence carries:
- the LOC5512798 gene encoding coiled-coil domain-containing protein 91, whose product is MTDGNWAAFQTPTKNQTRMGDTDDWADFGGFESAVPATNPQASTTSGLISWAAFPATSPAPPREMIPWVSPATQPVAPPIVSSTQDWGNQGSLTNQNTSQAILANPIALETGSSNQSSAMVANQSSQFPTVCLEEKFSTVAEPRLMAEPSSKAISSDVLELMAVQISPDNELLKEHKQEEESRKSLEKDISALQEKLSLADKERLRMSKEIELLDNKSSALEEESKSLQEQLEFQEMKYSQMQDEHAKQLQDLRQAGHDALAIIVEEYKELSRQAVLQQQKECQLEIKDLLESEREKLRDTLKNQEENTVKVVEEERVKSAESMRMTLEAEAAKHENNLKDALAGEKERSKQAIEKAVQESLADGKRNLEKTLVEERAKHAEAMKDLMESTERMLQERIQNALQEEREKNKKSIQTVVDSERAQGREAVEEAINTTRNKMTEYLHHKQEMDAQVRLRQFAAMDLFLEGTRAQLKNLMESTQTNDHKNDTAQEADGTETNQKNLRAM